In Silene latifolia isolate original U9 population chromosome 3, ASM4854445v1, whole genome shotgun sequence, a single window of DNA contains:
- the LOC141646575 gene encoding E3 ubiquitin-protein ligase BIG BROTHER-like isoform X1 — MDSHYVAYPSPYNNNSTPSFMDFFAALTYDHLNFTFSQFQDNEYSPLSMGYYKYAYSEFPSTQYYSNYCPSYDVFDHLVGIDEYSTRDSAMTNQQSQRVTNTNIRPRNRDCPRSNHNSHEYQAIWQHTVDPDHMSYEELLELGETVGTQSRGLSHEQISLLPVSKFRCCFLRRKSQSERCVICQMEYKRGARLITLPCKHKYHVGCATKWLNINKACPICYTEVSLDVTKKFK, encoded by the exons ATGGATTCACATTATGTGGCTTACCCTTCCCCATATAACAACAACAGTACACCAAGTTTTATGGATTTCTTTGCTGCTCTTACTTACGATCATCTCAATTTCACTTTTTCCCAATTCCAG GATAATGAATATTCACCACTTAGTATGGGTTACTACAAGTATGCTTATTCCGAGTTTCCTTCTACTCAATACTACAGTAATTATTGCCCGTCTTATGACGTCTTCGATCATTTGGTGGGGATAGATGAATACAGCACAAGGGATAGCGCGATGACAAATCAACAGTCCCAAAGGGTGACAAATACCAACATTAGGCCAAGGAACCGGGATT GCCCCAGAAGTAACCATAATTCACACGAGTATCAA GCTATTTGGCAACACACTGTTGATCCGGACCACATGAGTTATGAG GAATTACTTGAATTAGGTGAGACAGTTGGAACTCAAAGTCGAGGTCTTTCACACGAACAGATTTCTCTACTTCCAGTGTCAAAGTTTAGATGCTGTTTCTTGAGACGAAAGTCCCAATCTGAGAG ATGTGTAATCTGTCAGATGGAGTACAAACGGGGAGCTCGTCTCATCACTCTTCCCTGTAAGCACAAGTATCATGTTGGCTGTGCAACCAAATGGCTTAACATAAACAAG GCTTGCCCGATTTGCTACACCGAGGTGTCACTTGATGTAACTAAGAAGTTTAAGTAG
- the LOC141646575 gene encoding E3 ubiquitin-protein ligase BIG BROTHER-like isoform X3, which produces MWLTLPHITTTVHQVLWISLLLLLTIISISLFPNSRIMNIHHLVWVTTNEYSTRDSAMTNQQSQRVTNTNIRPRNRDCPRSNHNSHEYQAIWQHTVDPDHMSYEELLELGETVGTQSRGLSHEQISLLPVSKFRCCFLRRKSQSERCVICQMEYKRGARLITLPCKHKYHVGCATKWLNINKACPICYTEVSLDVTKKFK; this is translated from the exons ATGTGGCTTACCCTTCCCCATATAACAACAACAGTACACCAAGTTTTATGGATTTCTTTGCTGCTCTTACTTACGATCATCTCAATTTCACTTTTTCCCAATTCCAG GATAATGAATATTCACCACTTAGTATGGGTTACTACAA ATGAATACAGCACAAGGGATAGCGCGATGACAAATCAACAGTCCCAAAGGGTGACAAATACCAACATTAGGCCAAGGAACCGGGATT GCCCCAGAAGTAACCATAATTCACACGAGTATCAA GCTATTTGGCAACACACTGTTGATCCGGACCACATGAGTTATGAG GAATTACTTGAATTAGGTGAGACAGTTGGAACTCAAAGTCGAGGTCTTTCACACGAACAGATTTCTCTACTTCCAGTGTCAAAGTTTAGATGCTGTTTCTTGAGACGAAAGTCCCAATCTGAGAG ATGTGTAATCTGTCAGATGGAGTACAAACGGGGAGCTCGTCTCATCACTCTTCCCTGTAAGCACAAGTATCATGTTGGCTGTGCAACCAAATGGCTTAACATAAACAAG GCTTGCCCGATTTGCTACACCGAGGTGTCACTTGATGTAACTAAGAAGTTTAAGTAG
- the LOC141646575 gene encoding E3 ubiquitin-protein ligase BIG BROTHER-like isoform X2, with the protein MWLTLPHITTTVHQVLWISLLLLLTIISISLFPNSSNYCPSYDVFDHLVGIDEYSTRDSAMTNQQSQRVTNTNIRPRNRDCPRSNHNSHEYQAIWQHTVDPDHMSYEELLELGETVGTQSRGLSHEQISLLPVSKFRCCFLRRKSQSERCVICQMEYKRGARLITLPCKHKYHVGCATKWLNINKACPICYTEVSLDVTKKFK; encoded by the exons ATGTGGCTTACCCTTCCCCATATAACAACAACAGTACACCAAGTTTTATGGATTTCTTTGCTGCTCTTACTTACGATCATCTCAATTTCACTTTTTCCCAATTCCAG TAATTATTGCCCGTCTTATGACGTCTTCGATCATTTGGTGGGGATAGATGAATACAGCACAAGGGATAGCGCGATGACAAATCAACAGTCCCAAAGGGTGACAAATACCAACATTAGGCCAAGGAACCGGGATT GCCCCAGAAGTAACCATAATTCACACGAGTATCAA GCTATTTGGCAACACACTGTTGATCCGGACCACATGAGTTATGAG GAATTACTTGAATTAGGTGAGACAGTTGGAACTCAAAGTCGAGGTCTTTCACACGAACAGATTTCTCTACTTCCAGTGTCAAAGTTTAGATGCTGTTTCTTGAGACGAAAGTCCCAATCTGAGAG ATGTGTAATCTGTCAGATGGAGTACAAACGGGGAGCTCGTCTCATCACTCTTCCCTGTAAGCACAAGTATCATGTTGGCTGTGCAACCAAATGGCTTAACATAAACAAG GCTTGCCCGATTTGCTACACCGAGGTGTCACTTGATGTAACTAAGAAGTTTAAGTAG
- the LOC141646574 gene encoding uncharacterized protein LOC141646574 yields MRSQGVARYWPRHWLAFTVIFCILATSQVLAQGNGNGGNGNDDDDDDDSPSPQSPPRTPPGRRSPPPPSPVPSPPPPIRSPPPPLASPPPPIFSPPPPSPSPPPPLFSPPPPSPSPPPPLFSPPPSPSPPPPLFSPPPPSPSPPPPIFSPPPPSPSPPPPLFSPPPPSPSPPPPIFSPPPPSPSPPPPLFSPPPPSPSPPPPPISPPPPSPSPPPPPISPPPHSPSPHSPSPPPPISPPSPPPPELSPPPPPPPPPIFSSPPPPPLFSPPPSPPFLSPPPPLLPPPPPQIRNSPPPPVHSPPPPYYYNYPSPSYIRKSPPPPAYIRKSPPPPAYRRKSPPPPAYRRKPPPPPAYRRKSPPPPAYRRKSPPPPAYRRKPPPPPAYRQKSPPPPAYIRKPPPPPAYIRKPPPPPAYRRNSPPPPAYVHKAPPPPYINKSPPSYYTPQSNPYIYQSPPNVNSPPPPYSYNSQPPSSPFTPQSNPYIYQSPPNVHSPPPPYSYNSQPPSSPYIFTTPPPLQSPPPYNY; encoded by the coding sequence ATGAGAAGCCAAGGAGTGGCTAGGTATTGGCCTAGGCACTGGCTTGCATTTACAGTAATTTTTTGTATCTTAGCAACTAGTCAAGTCTTAGCTCAAGGCAATGGTAATGGTGGTAatggtaatgatgatgatgatgatgatgattcacCATCTCCACAATCTCCACCTCGAACCCCACCCGGACGACGTTCGCCACCCCCACCATCTCCAGTTCCGTCACCTCCTCCACCAATACGTTCACCACCTCCACCACTAGCTTCACCACCTCCACCGATATTTTCACCACCTCCTCCTTCACCATCTCCTCCGCCACCTCTATTTTCACCACCTCCTCCTTCACCATCTCCTCCGCCACCTCTATTTTCACCACCTCCTTCACCATCTCCTCCGCCACCTCTATTTTCACCACCTCCTCCTTCACCATCTCCTCCGCCACCGATATTTTCACCACCTCCTCCTTCACCATCTCCTCCGCCACCTCTATTTTCACCACCTCCTCCTTCACCATCTCCTCCGCCACCGATATTTTCACCACCTCCTCCTTCACCATCTCCTCCGCCACCTCTATTTTCACCACCTCCTCCTTCACCATCTCCTCCGCCACCTCCAATTTCACCACCTCCTCCTTCACCATCTCCTCCGCCACCTCCAATTTCACCACCTCCTCATTCACCATCTCCTCATTCACCATCTCCTCCACCTCCAATTTCACCACCTTCACCGCCGCCACCAGAGttatctccaccaccaccaccaccaccaccaccaatatTTTCTTCGCCGCCGCCTCCTCCTTTATTTTCACCTCCACCTTCTCCACCATTTCTTTCACCGCCTCCTCCATTGTTGCCACCACCTCCTCCACAAATTAGGAACTCTCCGCCCCCACCCGTGCACTCTCCTCCACCTCCTTATTACTACAATTATCCATCCCCCTCTTACATTCGCAAGTCTCCACCACCTCCCGCTTACATTCGCAAGTCTCCGCCGCCTCCCGCTTACCGTCGTAAATCTCCACCACCTCCCGCTTACCGTCGCAAGCCTCCACCACCTCCCGCTTACCGTCGTAAGTCTCCCCCACCTCCCGCTTATCGTCGCAAGTCTCCCCCACCTCCCGCTTACCGTCGCAAGCCTCCGCCACCTCCCGCTTACCGTCAAAAGTCTCCACCACCTCCCGCTTACATTCGCAAGCCTCCACCACCTCCCGCTTACATTCGCAAGCCTCCACCACCTCCCGCTTACCGTCGTAATTCTCCACCACCTCCCGCTTACGTTCACAAAGCTCCACCACCTCCGTACATTAACAAATCTCCACCCTCATATTATACTCCACAATCTAACCCATATATTTACCAGTCTCCACCAAATGTTAATTCACCACCTCCCCCATACTCTTACAATTCTCAACCACCATCTTCGCCTTTTACTCCACAATCTAACCCATATATTTACCAGTCTCCACCAAATGTTCATTCACCACCTCCCCCATACTCTTACAATTCTCAACCACCATCTTCGCCTTACATTTTCACTACACCACCACCGCTTCAGTCACCGCCTCCTTACAATTACTAA